A stretch of Candidatus Poribacteria bacterium DNA encodes these proteins:
- a CDS encoding tetratricopeptide repeat protein, which yields MLFNYDETDDFEDEPQELSPNEEDDFSENEGSPETESEVIETEGNDDSNESDPYDRIAEILGKGELEEISAPLTATPQGSVLFHLYEQSSHAYANAVTAYYEEKNYQQAIEKFDEAIENASERAAHDLTEEQANEIVAKSMYWQAEAYVKTENIPQAIETFRALIQNCQGHYLTLAAQRRTDELNTK from the coding sequence ATGCTATTTAACTATGACGAGACAGATGATTTTGAGGATGAGCCACAGGAGTTATCGCCAAACGAAGAGGATGACTTCTCTGAAAATGAAGGTTCTCCTGAAACAGAATCAGAGGTAATAGAAACAGAAGGTAATGATGACAGCAATGAATCTGATCCCTATGATCGAATTGCCGAGATACTCGGTAAAGGTGAATTGGAAGAAATCTCAGCACCCTTGACTGCAACACCACAAGGAAGTGTCCTTTTTCATCTCTATGAGCAGAGTAGTCATGCCTATGCAAACGCTGTCACAGCCTATTATGAGGAGAAGAATTATCAACAGGCAATCGAAAAATTTGACGAAGCCATTGAAAACGCCTCCGAACGCGCCGCACACGACCTAACCGAAGAGCAAGCCAACGAGATCGTAGCGAAATCAATGTACTGGCAGGCGGAGGCTTACGTCAAAACGGAAAATATTCCGCAAGCCATTGAGACTTTCAGGGCCCTTATCCAAAATTGCCAGGGGCATTATCTCACGTTAGCTGCACAGCGTAGAACGGACGAGTTGAACACGAAATAG
- a CDS encoding transketolase, with protein METLKNLLKQKATNLRIHSIVSTSEAGSGHPTTCLSAADIVSALFFHAMRYDPTDAQNPNNDRFILSKGHAAPLLYAAYAEAGIIPTDELGTLRQIDSILEGHPTPRFEWTEVATGSLGQGLSLGLGMALNGKYLDKSDYRVYVLLGDGETAEGGVWEAAALASHYQLNNLIGIIDVNALGQSQRTMYAFDIDTYCRRFESFGWQTIGIDGHDFDEILPALAEAKASTDKPTMIVAKTFKGKGVSFLENADNWHGKAVAKGEDLDKALAELGPLHTDVPVQIEPPNPIKVNGAMPTECDPPDYSPDEEVATRGGYGTGLAKLGTANPDVVALDGDTKNSTYAEQFMTLYPDRYFEMFIAEQNLVGAGIGLAKRGKIPFVSTFAAFLSRAYDQIRMSAISQANIKYAGSHCGVSIGEDGPSQMGLEDLAMFRAIPGAAVLYPSDAVSAERLVAGAAAHQGIVYLRTSRPPTPILYDANESFPIGGSKVLRKSDADEVTVIAAGVTLHETLKAYEILAADGIAIRVIDLYSVKPIDKKALQAAAAETNNTLVTVEDHYPEGGLGDAVLSAVAADGVCVHKLAVTGIPRSGKPEELLEHHGISADAIVRKVKDLLAISG; from the coding sequence GTGGAAACCCTAAAAAACCTTCTCAAACAAAAGGCAACCAATTTACGTATTCATTCCATTGTCTCTACATCGGAAGCCGGATCCGGGCACCCAACCACGTGTCTCTCTGCTGCGGATATCGTCTCTGCACTCTTTTTTCATGCAATGCGCTATGACCCTACCGACGCACAGAATCCGAACAACGATAGGTTCATCTTATCCAAGGGACATGCCGCACCCCTCCTTTACGCTGCTTATGCCGAAGCAGGTATCATTCCAACGGATGAACTGGGCACGCTCCGACAAATTGACAGCATCTTGGAAGGACATCCGACACCACGGTTCGAGTGGACTGAGGTAGCAACGGGATCCCTCGGACAAGGTTTATCGCTTGGGCTCGGTATGGCACTCAACGGTAAATACTTAGATAAATCTGATTACCGTGTGTATGTCCTCCTCGGTGATGGCGAGACTGCTGAAGGGGGAGTGTGGGAAGCCGCCGCTTTGGCATCTCATTACCAACTCAATAACCTTATCGGAATCATTGATGTCAATGCACTCGGACAGAGCCAGCGGACTATGTACGCCTTTGATATTGACACCTACTGCCGACGTTTCGAGTCGTTCGGGTGGCAAACTATTGGTATTGATGGACACGATTTTGACGAAATTCTACCAGCACTCGCCGAAGCGAAAGCCTCAACCGATAAACCCACAATGATTGTTGCTAAAACCTTTAAGGGCAAAGGCGTTTCGTTCCTTGAGAACGCGGACAACTGGCATGGGAAAGCAGTCGCCAAAGGCGAAGACCTTGATAAAGCGTTGGCTGAGCTTGGTCCCCTACATACAGATGTTCCCGTTCAGATTGAACCACCGAATCCGATAAAGGTAAATGGCGCGATGCCAACCGAATGTGACCCACCAGACTATTCACCGGACGAAGAGGTCGCAACACGCGGCGGTTACGGCACCGGACTCGCGAAACTCGGAACTGCGAACCCCGATGTCGTTGCGCTTGATGGTGATACAAAAAACTCTACCTACGCCGAGCAATTTATGACACTCTATCCAGACCGATACTTTGAGATGTTCATCGCCGAACAAAATTTGGTCGGTGCCGGCATCGGTTTAGCAAAACGCGGGAAAATTCCGTTTGTTTCGACGTTCGCAGCGTTTTTATCGCGCGCCTACGATCAGATTCGGATGTCCGCTATCTCGCAAGCCAATATTAAATATGCTGGATCACACTGCGGGGTCTCAATTGGTGAAGACGGACCCTCGCAGATGGGTTTAGAGGACCTCGCAATGTTCCGAGCGATTCCAGGAGCAGCCGTACTCTATCCGAGCGATGCCGTCTCCGCAGAACGCCTCGTCGCAGGAGCTGCAGCGCACCAAGGTATCGTTTATCTCCGAACCTCGCGTCCACCAACCCCAATCCTCTATGATGCTAATGAAAGTTTTCCCATTGGTGGATCGAAGGTACTACGTAAAAGCGATGCAGATGAGGTAACCGTCATTGCCGCGGGTGTAACGCTTCACGAAACGCTTAAAGCATACGAAATACTTGCTGCAGATGGCATTGCTATCCGTGTGATTGACCTCTACTCCGTTAAGCCGATTGACAAGAAGGCACTGCAAGCTGCTGCGGCTGAGACTAACAATACTCTGGTTACTGTTGAGGACCACTATCCTGAAGGTGGTTTGGGAGATGCTGTGTTGAGTGCTGTCGCAGCTGACGGCGTTTGCGTCCACAAACTCGCAGTAACAGGAATACCGCGTTCGGGGAAGCCAGAGGAACTTTTGGAACATCATGGGATTAGTGCAGATGCTATTGTGCGGAAAGTGAAAGATTTATTAGCGATTAGCGGTTAG